A part of Streptococcus porcinus genomic DNA contains:
- a CDS encoding GNAT family N-acetyltransferase, whose product MQAQIEEILRRLDPKASAYFQTIIPEYQKGYVDYIYQTEDYEVQGRRLKYISKLFQVWQDKPWYYLMPLSQEAAETIANDWQYPSPYDFYNLTADPDDYDEIINPYLRQDTYVQVIRNGILFGFASFVVYDKELEIGLGMAPKWTGQSYGSDFLKAIEDYALKTYQVECFVLNVAAFNQRARKLYSKCGYKEERHFAQETNGSVYDFVRMTKSVADSAATKK is encoded by the coding sequence TTGCAAGCGCAAATAGAAGAAATCCTCAGACGCTTAGATCCCAAAGCCTCTGCCTATTTTCAAACCATTATCCCTGAGTACCAGAAAGGTTATGTCGACTACATCTATCAGACAGAAGATTATGAGGTCCAAGGTCGACGTCTTAAGTATATTAGTAAGCTTTTCCAAGTTTGGCAGGATAAACCGTGGTATTATCTTATGCCTCTCAGTCAAGAGGCTGCTGAAACTATAGCCAATGATTGGCAGTATCCTAGTCCCTACGATTTTTACAATCTAACTGCTGACCCAGATGATTATGATGAGATAATCAATCCATATCTCCGCCAGGACACTTATGTACAAGTTATCCGAAATGGGATTCTCTTTGGCTTTGCCTCCTTTGTCGTGTATGATAAGGAACTGGAGATTGGTCTAGGTATGGCGCCCAAGTGGACTGGGCAATCCTATGGTTCTGACTTTTTAAAAGCTATTGAAGATTATGCGCTGAAAACTTACCAAGTGGAGTGCTTTGTCCTTAATGTGGCAGCTTTTAACCAAAGGGCACGGAAGCTTTATAGTAAGTGCGGCTATAAAGAAGAGAGGCATTTTGCTCAGGAAACCAATGGGTCTGTCTATGATTTTGTGAGAATGACTAAGTCGGTTGCTGATAGCGCAGCGACTAAGAAGTAA
- the hemW gene encoding radical SAM family heme chaperone HemW, which yields MKKKPSSAYVHIPFCTQICYYCDFSKVFIKNQPVDAYLQALIAEFRSYEISQLKTLYIGGGTPTAINAQQLDYLLTELTRDLDVASLEEFTIEANPGDLDAEKIAVLQASAVNRVSLGVQTFNDKHLKQIGRSHNEAQIYETIDSLKAAGFSNISIDLIYALPGQTLEQVKENVAKALALDIPHLSLYSLILEHHTVFMNKMRRGKLNLPTEDLEAEMFEYIIQEMEAHGFEHYEISNFGKPGYYSQHNLMYWNNDHYYGCGAGASGYLDGIRYRNRVPIQHYLKAVQEGNARLTEEVLTLEEMMEEELFLGLRKKSGVSIAQFEAKFPHSFKERYGQIVEELVAQGLLVDDPQRVRMTKRGLFLGDSVAEKFILK from the coding sequence ATGAAGAAAAAACCAAGTTCGGCTTATGTGCATATTCCTTTTTGTACGCAAATCTGTTATTATTGTGACTTTTCCAAAGTCTTTATTAAAAATCAGCCTGTTGATGCCTATCTGCAGGCTCTTATTGCTGAGTTTCGCTCCTATGAAATCAGCCAGCTAAAAACCCTTTATATAGGTGGAGGAACACCGACAGCTATTAATGCTCAGCAACTGGATTATCTCTTGACAGAATTGACGCGTGATCTTGATGTAGCCAGCTTGGAAGAATTCACCATTGAAGCTAATCCAGGCGACCTTGATGCCGAGAAAATTGCCGTTTTGCAAGCATCAGCCGTCAACCGCGTATCCCTAGGGGTTCAGACCTTCAATGATAAGCATCTCAAACAGATTGGCCGAAGCCATAATGAAGCACAGATTTATGAAACTATTGACAGTCTAAAAGCAGCTGGCTTCAGTAATATTTCTATTGACCTGATTTATGCCTTGCCTGGGCAAACGCTTGAGCAAGTCAAAGAAAATGTGGCTAAGGCGCTTGCTCTAGATATCCCCCATTTAAGCTTATATAGCTTGATTTTAGAGCATCATACTGTTTTTATGAACAAGATGCGACGTGGCAAACTAAACCTACCAACTGAGGACCTAGAGGCTGAAATGTTTGAGTACATTATCCAAGAGATGGAAGCTCATGGTTTTGAACACTATGAAATTTCTAATTTTGGCAAACCAGGTTACTATAGTCAGCATAATCTCATGTACTGGAATAATGACCACTACTATGGTTGTGGGGCAGGTGCCTCTGGTTATCTAGACGGGATTAGGTACCGTAATAGAGTACCTATCCAACACTATCTAAAGGCCGTTCAAGAAGGTAATGCCCGTTTGACAGAGGAAGTATTGACCCTTGAGGAGATGATGGAAGAAGAACTTTTTTTGGGTTTACGGAAGAAATCAGGTGTCTCCATTGCTCAATTTGAAGCTAAATTCCCCCACTCTTTTAAAGAAAGGTATGGTCAGATAGTTGAGGAACTGGTAGCACAAGGTTTATTAGTTGATGACCCGCAAAGAGTGCGTATGACCAAACGAGGCCTCTTCTTAGGAGACTCAGTAGCAGAAAAATTTATCTTGAAATAG
- a CDS encoding acyl-ACP thioesterase domain-containing protein — protein sequence MGLPYKESFTMPFDLCDVKHDAILPLLLAYCLTVSGRQSQALGRSDAYLLEQFKLVWIITDYEVKIRRLPLFNETITIQTEALSYNKLFCYRQFDIYDQEGNQLVDILTYFALMDPETRKVAPIPEEVVAPYQTDFVKKIRRAFKAQPLENPQSKDYHVRYFDIDMNGHVNNSKYLDWIYDSLGYDFLRHHNPVSLRLKYIKEVAPGGQIRSLYVKEDLTTRHEIISDGQVNAQAIIEWQKIEK from the coding sequence ATGGGATTACCCTACAAAGAAAGCTTTACCATGCCCTTTGACTTATGTGATGTCAAGCATGATGCCATACTACCTTTATTACTAGCCTATTGTTTGACGGTTTCAGGCCGCCAATCACAGGCTTTAGGCCGTAGTGACGCTTATCTATTAGAACAGTTTAAACTGGTTTGGATTATCACTGATTACGAAGTTAAGATTAGGCGCTTGCCCCTTTTTAATGAAACGATTACCATTCAAACAGAAGCCCTTTCCTATAACAAATTATTCTGTTACCGTCAGTTTGATATCTATGACCAAGAGGGCAATCAGCTTGTTGATATTTTGACCTACTTTGCTTTGATGGACCCAGAGACCCGTAAGGTAGCCCCTATTCCTGAAGAAGTAGTTGCTCCTTATCAAACAGATTTTGTCAAGAAAATCAGGCGGGCTTTTAAAGCACAACCTCTAGAAAATCCCCAGTCCAAAGACTATCATGTCCGTTATTTTGATATTGACATGAATGGGCATGTCAATAATAGTAAATATCTGGATTGGATCTATGATAGTTTGGGTTATGACTTTCTCAGACATCATAATCCTGTCAGCCTGCGTCTCAAATATATCAAAGAAGTGGCACCAGGTGGCCAGATTAGGTCACTCTATGTGAAAGAGGATTTAACCACACGACATGAGATCATCTCAGATGGTCAAGTAAATGCGCAAGCTATTATCGAATGGCAAAAGATTGAAAAATAA
- a CDS encoding TIGR01457 family HAD-type hydrolase, which translates to MSYKGYLIDLDGTIYKGKERIPAGEDFIKRLQQKGIPYLLVTNNTTRRPETVQSMLSEQFHVETSLESIYTATMATVDYMDDMKRGKTAYVIGEAGLKTAITEAGYQEDTENPAYVVVGLDSQVTYDMLATATLAIAKGALFIGTNPDLNIPTERGLMPGAGSLVALLEAATRVKPVFIGKPNAIIMNKALAILGVERSEALMVGDNYLTDIMAGIQNDIATLLVTTGFTKPEEVASLAIQPNHVVASLDEWEV; encoded by the coding sequence GTGAGCTATAAAGGCTATTTAATCGACTTAGATGGAACTATCTACAAAGGAAAGGAAAGAATTCCAGCTGGGGAAGACTTTATTAAACGTTTGCAGCAAAAGGGGATTCCCTATTTACTCGTCACCAATAACACAACTAGAAGACCAGAGACGGTTCAATCTATGCTTTCGGAACAGTTTCATGTTGAGACGAGTTTAGAGTCGATTTATACAGCTACGATGGCGACTGTCGACTATATGGATGACATGAAGCGTGGCAAGACAGCTTATGTCATTGGTGAAGCAGGTCTGAAAACGGCCATTACAGAGGCTGGTTATCAAGAAGATACAGAAAATCCAGCCTATGTTGTCGTTGGATTAGATTCACAAGTGACCTATGATATGCTGGCAACGGCGACCTTAGCTATTGCTAAAGGTGCCCTCTTTATTGGAACTAATCCTGACTTGAATATTCCAACCGAAAGAGGACTGATGCCGGGAGCCGGCTCTCTAGTTGCACTGTTAGAAGCAGCAACCCGTGTTAAACCAGTCTTTATCGGGAAACCCAATGCTATTATTATGAACAAAGCCTTAGCTATTTTAGGAGTTGAGCGTTCAGAAGCTCTCATGGTAGGAGATAATTATTTAACAGATATAATGGCTGGTATTCAAAATGATATTGCAACCTTATTAGTGACAACTGGCTTTACGAAGCCTGAAGAAGTGGCAAGCTTGGCTATTCAACCTAATCATGTTGTTGCTAGCTTAGATGAATGGGAGGTTTGA
- a CDS encoding TIGR01906 family membrane protein: MKEKFSLVSTFIWLLSVSVLVTIYLAWLAYPLEVDYLKISQTVYMTKKSILYNFNGLMQYLTNPLVRELHFASFTASKAGLAHFADVKGLFQIAQALFLITSIPALLFLSQTIKHKSLWLFRQYLLMAILLPFAIAIMAVLFGFDQFFVFFHKLLFAGKDNWVFDPLTDPIIWILPEKFFMHCFILFLTIYEVLLLGLYWLSRRRRPKNRKQAL; encoded by the coding sequence ATGAAAGAAAAATTTAGTTTAGTAAGCACTTTTATATGGCTATTGTCAGTTTCTGTTTTAGTAACGATTTACCTAGCTTGGCTAGCTTATCCACTAGAAGTGGATTACTTAAAGATTAGTCAAACAGTCTATATGACAAAAAAGTCAATTCTTTACAACTTTAATGGATTAATGCAATACCTGACCAACCCTTTGGTCAGAGAATTGCATTTTGCTAGTTTCACAGCCTCAAAAGCCGGCCTAGCCCATTTTGCTGATGTCAAAGGACTATTTCAAATAGCACAAGCTCTGTTTCTCATTACCAGTATTCCTGCTTTGCTATTTCTTAGTCAAACCATTAAACACAAAAGCCTATGGCTCTTTCGTCAGTATCTGCTAATGGCGATCTTACTTCCCTTTGCTATTGCTATTATGGCAGTCCTTTTTGGTTTTGATCAATTTTTTGTTTTCTTCCATAAACTCCTCTTTGCAGGCAAGGATAACTGGGTATTTGACCCCTTAACAGACCCTATTATTTGGATTCTGCCCGAAAAGTTTTTCATGCATTGCTTCATCCTCTTTCTTACTATCTATGAAGTACTCCTACTAGGCCTTTACTGGTTAAGTCGAAGAAGGAGACCTAAAAATAGAAAACAAGCACTTTGA
- the ndk gene encoding nucleoside-diphosphate kinase, giving the protein MEKTFFMIKPDGVQRGLVGQILSRIERRGFRLERLQMIKPSRELLDSHYQHLRGKAFYPSLLDYMTSGPLLIGILSGSDVIASWRAMMGETNPKDALPGTIRGDFAQTPEANGPMMNCVHGSDSQDSAFREIELWFGGATEDSK; this is encoded by the coding sequence ATGGAGAAAACATTTTTTATGATAAAACCTGACGGTGTTCAACGTGGTCTAGTTGGTCAGATTTTATCACGTATTGAGAGGCGAGGATTTAGACTAGAGCGACTGCAGATGATAAAACCAAGTCGTGAGCTTTTGGATAGTCATTATCAGCATCTAAGGGGTAAAGCTTTTTATCCTTCTTTACTTGACTACATGACGAGTGGTCCTCTTTTAATTGGAATACTTTCAGGCAGTGATGTTATAGCATCATGGCGTGCGATGATGGGAGAAACCAATCCCAAAGATGCCTTACCAGGAACCATTCGTGGAGATTTCGCTCAGACTCCGGAAGCTAATGGTCCTATGATGAATTGTGTTCACGGTTCTGATTCGCAAGATTCTGCTTTTCGGGAGATAGAACTTTGGTTTGGTGGAGCAACTGAAGACAGCAAATAA
- a CDS encoding GtrA family protein, which yields MKMIKKFLNNEVISYLIFGVMTTLVYVVMRMIIFNLTTLASLSATLASIISILFAFVTNDIVVFKQAREGWFKRLIKFFAARLLTLLIDVALAYLLVEKFPHIIGQFVKNDIQMINTIETLFGQVLIIVLNYVLSKLFVFRDRGPL from the coding sequence ATGAAAATGATAAAGAAGTTTTTAAATAATGAAGTTATATCATATTTGATTTTTGGTGTGATGACCACATTAGTCTATGTGGTTATGCGCATGATTATATTTAACCTAACCACGCTGGCAAGTCTATCAGCTACCTTAGCAAGTATCATATCCATTCTTTTTGCCTTTGTGACGAATGATATTGTTGTCTTTAAACAGGCACGAGAGGGTTGGTTTAAACGTCTGATAAAGTTCTTTGCTGCTAGATTACTTACCTTACTTATAGACGTAGCTTTGGCATATCTATTGGTAGAGAAGTTTCCTCATATTATCGGCCAATTTGTAAAAAATGATATTCAGATGATTAACACGATTGAGACACTGTTCGGACAAGTATTAATTATTGTATTGAACTATGTATTAAGTAAATTATTTGTGTTTAGAGATAGGGGTCCTTTGTGA
- a CDS encoding DUF3862 domain-containing protein has protein sequence MKKNLLYGLLIISSLTLVSCSSTDASKGNVSTSKIVKKSANKMTKDEKMKNSLTNVKVGDFNKDGKAGSSKDEVVKLLGKETSVTKNDTVETLIWKTGKVRIDVGFMNNKVVSKTITGFLYKRDKVISLDDFDAIKTNTSYEIVTDKYGQPDELATTVMNGNELTTGVWYSNIKGENDKANMTLNFTDGKLTQKNQVGIK, from the coding sequence ATGAAGAAAAACTTATTATATGGTTTATTAATCATTAGCTCGCTAACATTAGTTTCTTGCTCTTCTACAGATGCCTCGAAAGGTAACGTATCTACTAGTAAAATTGTTAAAAAATCGGCGAATAAAATGACTAAAGATGAAAAAATGAAAAACTCTTTAACAAATGTTAAAGTAGGTGATTTTAACAAGGACGGTAAAGCTGGCAGCTCTAAAGATGAAGTTGTCAAATTATTAGGTAAAGAGACATCCGTAACAAAAAATGATACAGTAGAAACTCTGATTTGGAAGACTGGCAAAGTAAGGATTGACGTTGGCTTTATGAATAATAAAGTTGTCAGTAAGACAATTACTGGTTTTTTATATAAGAGAGACAAAGTTATTAGTCTTGATGATTTTGATGCTATAAAAACAAATACAAGTTATGAAATTGTTACTGATAAATATGGTCAACCTGATGAATTAGCAACCACGGTCATGAATGGAAATGAACTAACTACTGGTGTATGGTATTCCAATATCAAGGGAGAGAATGATAAAGCAAATATGACTCTAAATTTTACAGACGGAAAACTTACTCAAAAAAATCAAGTAGGAATAAAATAA
- a CDS encoding GBS Bsp-like repeat-containing protein, which produces MSKHKAYLTTAVLLTSLLLNNSIINADSTDNANSGTPPTSSIQTPPSSSVKYSSSSATSDTTTPQALTNITPTINNYDPHSDTFTVDAKGDSTTKTIKGFRVAIWSEENGNDDLKWFTVDGITNNSAQVKFNVKDFNYKPGNYIIHAYIDYTDGTTSGTNFGTRNIAVYNPTITSDINNIMVRANRAIPAGVEGKVAIWSKANDQDDLKWYTIKPDGTLDIPLSELKGGMGEYNVHVYFNQDNKKVYGLASTVTINPVPQSFSITKKDSLTYDVILSNVPSYYKDINIPVWSEADGQDDLVWTAATKISSNQYKITINLRDHKYNLGKYNVGSYATNIMTGKTNQGLTSTTFETDKTFVGIDNYNGANGKFDVVASPVDNEKAVKGIRVAVWSQAMQENLFWYQVNEKSANGLFTAHVDVKNHKNIAGTYHVAVYVDHTDGSTTGYNLPEQQLSSVKLGVNYSGVNSYTFPEQYRGLLANPLPNSQTYPGNAYAPGQCTWYVYNRFAQLGINIYAYLGDANQWPSNALIQHYGVGKTPRVGAAVIFPNDGNGYGHVGFVEHVNADGSFLLSESNYNKVLYQVHWRESWVTSDLIFIYP; this is translated from the coding sequence ATGTCTAAACACAAAGCTTATTTGACAACTGCTGTCCTACTTACTTCTTTATTATTAAATAATAGTATTATTAATGCAGATAGCACCGATAATGCTAATTCAGGAACACCACCTACTTCTTCAATACAGACGCCTCCTAGTAGCTCTGTAAAGTATAGTTCCAGTTCAGCTACATCAGATACTACAACTCCTCAAGCATTAACTAACATCACTCCAACAATCAATAATTATGATCCTCACTCAGATACTTTCACTGTTGATGCAAAAGGCGATTCTACCACCAAAACAATAAAAGGTTTCAGAGTTGCTATTTGGTCTGAGGAAAACGGTAACGATGACCTAAAATGGTTTACCGTTGACGGAATAACTAATAACTCAGCACAAGTAAAATTTAATGTTAAAGATTTCAACTACAAGCCAGGTAATTATATTATCCATGCGTATATTGACTACACTGACGGAACTACTTCAGGCACTAACTTCGGAACTCGAAATATAGCTGTTTACAATCCAACAATAACATCTGATATTAATAATATTATGGTAAGGGCCAATCGAGCTATCCCTGCTGGTGTTGAAGGGAAAGTTGCTATTTGGTCCAAAGCAAATGACCAAGATGATCTAAAATGGTACACGATAAAACCGGACGGAACATTAGATATTCCATTATCTGAATTAAAGGGTGGCATGGGGGAGTATAATGTGCATGTCTATTTTAACCAAGATAATAAAAAGGTTTATGGTTTAGCATCAACTGTAACCATTAATCCTGTCCCTCAATCTTTCTCTATTACTAAAAAAGATAGTTTAACTTATGATGTTATATTATCTAATGTTCCAAGTTACTACAAAGATATTAATATCCCTGTTTGGTCAGAAGCTGATGGGCAAGATGATCTTGTATGGACGGCTGCAACTAAAATATCAAGTAATCAGTACAAAATAACCATTAACTTAAGAGATCATAAATATAACCTTGGTAAATACAATGTGGGTTCTTATGCCACAAATATCATGACTGGAAAAACAAATCAAGGCCTTACTTCTACTACCTTTGAAACAGATAAAACATTTGTTGGAATAGACAACTACAATGGTGCTAACGGGAAATTTGATGTTGTTGCAAGTCCTGTTGATAATGAAAAAGCAGTTAAAGGTATAAGAGTCGCTGTTTGGTCACAAGCAATGCAAGAGAATTTATTTTGGTATCAAGTAAATGAAAAATCAGCTAATGGTCTCTTTACTGCTCACGTTGATGTGAAAAATCATAAAAATATAGCCGGAACATATCATGTTGCGGTATATGTGGATCATACAGACGGAAGTACAACTGGCTATAATCTTCCAGAACAACAATTATCTTCAGTTAAACTAGGGGTCAATTATTCAGGAGTTAATTCTTATACTTTCCCTGAACAATATCGAGGACTTCTTGCAAACCCTCTTCCTAATAGTCAAACATATCCTGGTAATGCCTATGCACCTGGTCAATGTACTTGGTATGTTTACAATAGATTTGCTCAATTAGGTATTAATATCTATGCTTATTTAGGAGACGCTAACCAATGGCCTAGTAATGCTCTAATTCAACACTACGGTGTTGGCAAGACTCCTAGAGTTGGAGCTGCAGTTATTTTCCCTAATGATGGGAATGGCTATGGTCACGTAGGATTTGTAGAACACGTGAATGCTGATGGAAGCTTCTTGCTCTCAGAATCTAACTACAACAAGGTACTTTATCAAGTGCATTGGAGAGAAAGCTGGGTAACAAGCGATTTAATCTTCATCTATCCATAA
- a CDS encoding putative holin-like toxin → MLLTYKALYLMHSFGGFILSLIGVIIAIVNLSKK, encoded by the coding sequence TTGTTGTTGACATACAAGGCATTATACCTAATGCACAGTTTTGGTGGATTTATCTTAAGTTTGATTGGTGTAATAATTGCTATTGTAAACTTAAGCAAAAAATAA
- the lepA gene encoding translation elongation factor 4 codes for MNSQELKQRQAKIRNFSIIAHIDHGKSTLADRILEKTETVSSREMQAQLLDSMDLERERGITIKLNAIELNYTAKDGETYILHLIDTPGHVDFTYEVSRSLAACEGAVLVVDAAQGIEAQTLANVYLALDNDLEILPVINKIDLPAADPERVRQEVEDVIGLDASEAVLASAKAGIGIEEILEQIVEKVPAPTGDVDASLQALIFDSAYDAYRGVILQVRIINGVVKPGDKIQLMSNGKTFDVTEVGIFTPKTVGRQFLATGDVGYIAASIKTVADTRVGDTVTLASNPAAEPLHGYKQMNPMVFAGLYPIESNKYNDLREALEKLQLNDASLQFEPETSQALGFGFRCGFLGLLHMDVIQERLEREFNIDLIMTAPSVVYHINTTDGDMIAVSNPSEFPDPTKVESIEEPYVKAQIMVPQDFVGAVMELAQRKRGDFVTMDYIDDNRVNVIYQIPLAEIVFDFFDKLKSSTRGYASFDYEISEYRKSQLVKMDILLNAEKVDALSFIVHREFAYERGKLIVEKLKKIIPRQQFEVPIQAAIGQKIVARSDIKALRKNVLAKCYGGDVSRKRKLLEKQKAGKKRMKAIGSVEVPQEAFLSVLSMDDDSKK; via the coding sequence ATGAATAGTCAAGAATTGAAACAGCGACAAGCAAAAATCAGAAATTTTTCGATTATTGCTCATATTGATCACGGTAAGTCGACCTTAGCAGATCGTATCTTAGAAAAGACAGAAACTGTCTCTTCACGGGAAATGCAAGCCCAACTTTTGGATTCTATGGATCTTGAGAGAGAACGTGGGATAACTATTAAGCTTAATGCTATTGAATTAAACTATACTGCTAAAGATGGTGAAACTTATATCTTGCACTTAATTGACACCCCAGGTCACGTAGATTTTACCTATGAAGTATCACGTTCTTTAGCTGCATGTGAAGGGGCGGTTTTGGTCGTTGATGCTGCGCAAGGGATTGAAGCTCAAACCTTAGCTAATGTTTATTTGGCTTTAGATAACGATTTGGAAATTTTACCAGTTATTAATAAGATTGATTTACCAGCTGCTGATCCAGAACGCGTACGTCAAGAAGTGGAAGATGTGATTGGCTTAGACGCCTCTGAAGCAGTTTTAGCTTCTGCTAAGGCTGGGATAGGAATTGAGGAAATCTTAGAACAAATTGTTGAAAAGGTTCCAGCGCCGACTGGCGATGTGGATGCCTCCTTGCAGGCCTTAATCTTTGACTCAGCTTATGATGCCTACCGTGGGGTTATTCTACAGGTTCGTATTATTAATGGTGTGGTTAAACCAGGTGATAAGATTCAGTTGATGTCGAATGGTAAAACCTTTGATGTTACTGAAGTCGGTATTTTTACACCAAAAACGGTAGGTCGGCAATTCTTAGCGACAGGAGATGTTGGTTATATAGCTGCCTCTATTAAGACAGTGGCAGATACGCGTGTAGGTGATACGGTAACGCTTGCCAGCAATCCTGCTGCTGAACCTCTGCATGGCTATAAACAAATGAACCCAATGGTTTTTGCAGGCCTCTACCCGATAGAGTCCAACAAATACAATGATCTCCGCGAAGCTTTGGAGAAGTTGCAGTTAAATGATGCTAGCTTACAGTTTGAACCAGAAACATCGCAAGCTTTAGGTTTTGGTTTTCGTTGTGGGTTCTTGGGTCTTCTTCATATGGATGTCATTCAAGAGCGTTTGGAACGTGAGTTCAATATTGATTTGATTATGACTGCACCTTCCGTGGTTTACCATATTAATACCACAGATGGTGATATGATTGCAGTTTCAAACCCGTCTGAGTTCCCAGACCCAACCAAGGTTGAAAGTATTGAGGAGCCTTATGTCAAGGCGCAAATTATGGTTCCTCAGGACTTTGTCGGAGCTGTTATGGAATTAGCCCAAAGGAAGCGCGGTGATTTTGTTACCATGGATTATATTGATGATAACCGCGTTAATGTCATTTACCAGATTCCTCTGGCAGAAATTGTTTTTGATTTCTTTGACAAGTTGAAATCATCAACTCGAGGTTATGCTAGTTTTGATTATGAAATTTCCGAATATCGTAAATCACAGTTGGTTAAGATGGATATCTTACTCAATGCTGAAAAAGTCGATGCCCTAAGTTTCATTGTCCATAGAGAATTTGCCTATGAACGTGGGAAACTAATTGTTGAAAAACTAAAGAAAATCATCCCACGCCAACAATTTGAAGTCCCAATTCAAGCAGCTATTGGCCAAAAAATTGTTGCTCGGTCTGATATCAAGGCTTTACGTAAAAATGTTTTGGCTAAGTGTTATGGTGGCGATGTTTCCCGTAAACGTAAACTCTTAGAAAAACAAAAAGCTGGTAAAAAACGGATGAAAGCAATCGGATCTGTAGAAGTTCCACAAGAAGCTTTCTTAAGTGTTCTATCAATGGATGACGATAGTAAAAAATAA
- the msrB gene encoding peptide-methionine (R)-S-oxide reductase MsrB, producing MEEKEVLRKRIGDLAYQVTQEAATEPAFTGKYDNFFEKGIYVDVVSGEVLFSSLDKYQSGCGWPAFSKPVENRLVTNHNDSSFGMHRVEVRSRKAQSHLGHVFNDGPKERGGLRYCINSAALRFIPYDQMEAEGYAQYLDLFTNEEQENK from the coding sequence ATGGAAGAAAAAGAAGTTTTGCGCAAACGCATTGGTGACCTAGCCTATCAGGTGACGCAAGAAGCAGCAACAGAGCCAGCTTTTACAGGTAAGTATGATAATTTTTTTGAAAAGGGAATTTACGTTGATGTGGTTAGTGGAGAGGTCCTGTTCTCGTCTCTTGATAAGTACCAGTCAGGGTGTGGTTGGCCAGCATTTAGCAAGCCAGTGGAGAATAGACTGGTCACGAATCACAACGATTCTTCCTTTGGCATGCATCGAGTTGAGGTGCGTAGCCGCAAGGCTCAGTCTCATCTGGGCCATGTCTTTAATGATGGCCCCAAAGAAAGAGGAGGTTTGCGCTACTGCATCAATTCAGCAGCCCTCCGCTTTATTCCTTATGATCAGATGGAAGCAGAAGGCTACGCCCAATACCTAGATCTCTTTACAAATGAGGAGCAAGAAAATAAATGA
- a CDS encoding HD domain-containing protein: MKASQESILAQTAEWVKRKLADETSGHDWWHIVRVVNTTKTIAEIEGADLFICQMAALLHDMADEKLNVDPKAADQEVVDFLQSKALSADEIADILYIIRHISFKAGKGQKLTSLSARIVQDADRLDAIGAIGIARCMAYSGHKGRLIHDPERQARTNLTVEQYRNGQDTAIMHFYEKLLLLKDDMNTDFGRQLAQQRHQFLELYLEEFYAEWDGLR, encoded by the coding sequence ATGAAGGCGAGTCAAGAGAGCATTCTTGCCCAAACAGCAGAGTGGGTTAAACGAAAACTTGCTGACGAGACTAGTGGTCATGACTGGTGGCACATTGTGCGTGTGGTCAATACTACCAAAACCATAGCTGAGATTGAAGGGGCAGATCTTTTTATTTGTCAAATGGCTGCGCTGTTACATGATATGGCTGATGAGAAACTTAATGTCGACCCAAAAGCAGCAGACCAAGAAGTTGTAGACTTTTTACAGTCTAAAGCTCTTAGTGCAGACGAGATTGCGGATATTTTATACATTATACGACATATCTCTTTCAAGGCAGGCAAGGGTCAAAAATTGACATCTCTTTCAGCTAGAATTGTCCAAGATGCAGACCGACTGGATGCCATCGGTGCCATAGGTATTGCGCGTTGCATGGCTTATTCTGGTCATAAAGGAAGACTGATACACGATCCAGAAAGACAAGCTCGTACTAACCTAACAGTGGAGCAATACCGCAATGGTCAAGACACAGCTATTATGCACTTTTATGAAAAATTGTTACTGCTCAAAGATGATATGAATACGGATTTTGGCCGTCAATTAGCCCAGCAAAGGCATCAGTTTCTAGAGTTATACTTAGAAGAATTTTATGCTGAGTGGGATGGGCTGCGCTAG